The Anopheles maculipalpis chromosome 3RL, idAnoMacuDA_375_x, whole genome shotgun sequence genomic sequence ATCTCATCTCCATCGAAATCTTCGTCCTCTTCCAACGAAATGCTACCACCATCGCTAAACTCACCATCCTCTTCGATCGGGTCACGCCGTATGCGTCCGGGACGGGGTTGGTCCTCATCATCCGAACCATCCTCTGCACCGTAATCGTCTTCCTCCCCTTCCACGTCGTCCCAATCGTCCAGCGCATCGTCCTCATCCTCCTCGTCCGCTTTCTTTTTGCgtgccttacgatcctttgcCATTTCCTGCTCGAGTTCTTGCATAAAGTCAACCTCAGCTCCACCGTCAATGTCCGCATCGCCCCCCTTTCCACCCGGTACGCCCAGTGTGTCGAGATACGCTTCAAACTCCTCATCATTCAGCGAATCCACGTCCGAATCGATGTCATCCTCTTCACCGTTCTTTGCCTTACGCTCCTTGGCACGCTGGATGCGGTAACGCTTCTGTTCCAAGAACCTAACAAGAGAGATGATCCGTATGAATGATGTAAATTTCGGGTCTTTTGCTGATATCCTGAATACTACTCACTTGAAAATATACTCATCATCTTCCGCACACTGATCTTTAGTGAGAGATTTAACCGGCAGTGCACGGGCCCCGCTCGGCACATAATCGCTTTTCCGCTGCACCACACCGAGTATCTGCGGACGCAATCGTTCTTCCCCATTTTGATCCTTTTCCGTACGAGGTTTCTTCGGATTCTTGAATGCAAACCGATCGAGAAAACGACCCAGTGAAAAATCCACCAACGGATCACCGTAGTACGTTAGGGCAGTATCTGTGGAAGAgatgaagcacacacacacacacattggttAGTATCAACTCACCCGCGTTGTTAAGCAACGGCATATACTTACTGTTAAGAATACTCTGAGCAAACTTTTGCACCGTCGGATGGAAGTACGTCAGATAGCGTACTAGCTCATACCTCACGCTATACTGTGCGCCAGCAAATTCTGCTGACCGTGCGAATGCATCATACTTTTTGGGCATACGTAACATTGCCAGCTTATCGGCTTCCCCCTTCTCTGCTTCAGGCAATTCTTTCTGCAAAGCTTCTACCATCTCATCGGTCGGTGGTTCATACCCATCCTGCACCACGATACGACGCTTCCGCAGCACCTTACTGATCACGATCAATGCTCCACACAGCCGGGCCGGTGGGAAATAGAACGCAACCTGCAGCAAACGCTTCACAAACGCTTGCGCCCGCTCCGGAATGGGATCGTTCTGCATTGCCCGGTGAATGATGTAGAAGAAAATGTTCGATATACGTGGTCCAATCGAAGCAAGCTGTGGATCGAGCATCTTGCGGTAAAGCGCGTTGTAGAATCGGTTCTGCTCACGACCTTTTCGCTCGGTAAGTTCTAACAGCAAGGACAAACCCTGGCAACCGATCGATATGTCCGCCAGATGAATCATCCGGTAGATAACGTTCAGCAGCTTCGGTTCCACCACCTCGGCCAGATCTACATCCCGCTTCACGTTTTTGATCGCTTTTCGCAGGCAGGTCAGTATCGACTGCATCGTGCGTGAATTAACCTCACCCTTTTCGgtgagaattttaaagaacGCAAAGCATATGTTTATCATCTTCTGGCTGGTGGCAAAATCGCCTAACGCTGCAATCGAGGCCAGGTACGACAGGGCAAAGTGTTGTGCCGATTGGGCAAGATTGTTGCGGAACAGTAGCTTCTCCGTTTCACACGTCACAATCAACGACATGAGCGTATGCTGCCGGACGATCTGCTGCAGATGGTGCAACACTTTGGCCGCAACCTTACGCGATGGGTCGCCCAGCTTGTTGACCAGTGCCGTCAGCAGCAACCGTTCCATTTCCGGCACGCTTGAGAACAGCTTCGAAACGTACACGatcgttttcattttgccCGGTTCCTGACCGGTGTGTAAGATCGTTGTCAGATTGCTAACGAACGCAAAGTAATGTTCGCGCAACTCATCCTCAAAGTGCCAGTGTGCGTAAATCTGTTCCCGGCGtgatttttccaaattttcctgcttctgcaAATACTTCCAATCGGTACCGCGCAACGGTAACGTGATCAGTTTGCGATGCGATGGCATCAACGATTTTAGCATCAGCTCTGTCAACACTTCAATCACATCCAGGTAGCCTTTGTTGGAGGCTTTCACCATGCCGACCAACGTACCGAGTGCCTGTAGATGGCAGAAAGGGTTCGTTTGTACGAGCAGTGCACCGGCATTGGCACGATCGCGCATCGTACCTTTTTCAAGCGCACTAAGCAACCATTTCGCATCGGACGGATCGTACTTCTTCCGGGCGCGACATTCCGCTTCGAACGCTGCCCGGCAAATACGGCGCAGTTCCGCTATTTCGGCATCCTTCATATCTTCTCTCTCGCCTTCCAGATTATACGCTTCGAAGGGTTTATACCACAGTGTAGCCAGTTCATCCTCGCCTTCATCATCCTCACTGTCTGAATTTGCGGTGGCCGTTTCATCCCGGGACACATGCTTTCGTTTCTCGCCGGTTCGCTGATATGCACCGGCCTCTTTTGTCTTGTAGTCTTTCGGCACCACGCGCTGCTCGCCATCGTCGTCGAAGATGATCTTTGCTGGACGGTTTTTCACATCACCAACGCTTCCTGGCGAATTCTCTGTGTCATCATTTTGATCTTCAAAATAGCGTTTTTTCAcggtttgatttttaaacttaGGATCGTTCCCGATCGCCATCGTGCTGCAGAATTGTGTTCTGTTTACTTCGAACGAAACATGTGCACGCGAACTGTCAATGGACGAGCTGTCAAATTATTGTGTGCCTAGTGAGACGGTTCtttttttgggagaaaaattgaacatttattttcttaccttatatatatttattgcaaagaaaatatgaaacacAGCTAAGCatttattcttaaaaaaatattgtgaaGCAATCCAAGTTATAAAGTATGTTTTCCTTTATAGATTGCAAATACtattcaaaacattcacaGCCACCGCTTCTGCGCATTAATTGCGCAAACGTCATCGCTTGTTTGTTTACCAATACACATTTTGTCAGTGCAGTCGTGTAGCAGTGCAAGCAGTGCAATTTTGTGAGTTGTTTTATCGGTCTCACACCCTTTGTGTTGGTGCATTTGGCGCAAATCAATATCGGAACCTTTACCACTTTCGTGACAACCACACAATGCCACCAAAGCGAAAGTCCACAACCGACGAGGAGGACGATGAGTATCGTCGCAAGCGTGACCGAAATAATCAAGTAACTAGCGACTCCGGTTTCATCATCCTGCAATGGACGGTCATACTCCAATATTCCTTTTACCCATTCCACCACAGGCCGTTAAGCGTAGCCGGGTCAAGTCCAAAATGAAGACAGAAGAAACGCAACAGCGAGTCAACGATCTGCGGCTAAAGAATCAAGTGCTGGAGGAAAAAATTGACAACCAAAAGAAGGAGCTGAAATTCTTGAAGGAATTGTTTCTCACGCAAGCACAGGCAAAGGCCGACAAACTGGTCGGTATCAATCTGAACGAACTGCTgcaggacgatgatgatgatggcgataaTGAGGATGAAGgggaaagcagcaaaaaacgaTTCAAGGAACAATCGAAGGGTGAGGGaagtagtagaagtagatCGCGGAAGTAGCGTGGATAACTCAGGCAAATGTTCGAAAGCTTTACGAGTGTGTGCCACTCTCGACGAGGGATTAGACGAATTAACCTAACATTATGCTCCGTACAAGGGTTGCGATATGTACAATGTTGACATACGATGTACAAATGTATAAAAAGAGTGTAACGTTAGGCGCGCAGTGTTTAGAAACAGTACTGTAATTCGCGCGCTCGCTGAAAGCAAACGCGCCTGAAGATAGGCTGTCATAGAGCGAGAAAGGGTAAAACAGGTTCTGTTTGTAAATAAGCGCCCGGCCAGCAGGAAGGCCGTGTGGCCTAATGGAGAAGGCGTCGGACTTCGGATCCGAAGATTGCAGGTTCGAGTCCTGTCACGGTCGCGCactatagtttttttttctctctgtgcATTTTTACCTCTTCGTTGCAATGTAAACGACACCTTCAATTCCTTGCAGATGCAATTTTATCGTATTTTTAAGTACAAAATGAAACCTTTATCAGAGTTCGTGATTTTAAGAAAAGAGCGAAAAATGGCGATTCATTcaataaaacatacatataTCCAAGGCAGACGTGTCCCAGAGTGCCGGTATGCCACTAATCCTACCTTGTTTAGCTCGCTTATCGTTAATTTATCCTACTGCTTTATCGCAATTTCGGCTTATGCGGACGGCTTTCTCTACACCACCCCATCCAACAACAGGGGGCATTTCCtcttccaaacaaaaaccaccagcCGGGGGTGGCCGGAAGATTCCAGATTACAATCAATATCGCACCAGGATGTCTTCCAGCGGTTTCCGCTGCAGATCCGGTACGGTACAATCGTCCGCTGGATAGCCTACGGGCAGCAATACCAGCAGCTTCTCGTTCGGTGGCCGTTCGAGCAGTGTGCGAAGGGCTGGTCCACAGTTTAGAGGCGTAGTGACGAGCGAACTTAGTCCGGCACATTGTAACGCACACAGTAACATCCCGGTGGCGATCGAGGTGGATATTTCGTTATAGTAATGTTGTTTCTTGTCCGTACCGGCGGAAGTCTGTTTGTAGCCGTATGTCTGCTTAAACACCAGCACAAGATGGGGCGCCTCGGTAAGATATTCCTTGATGTGGTTTGTGCGAATTGGTCGCAGATCCGTTACCCACTGTTTTGCCATTCGTTGTGTGTAGTTTACGAACTCTTCGGCTTCGATAATTTCGCGAATGCTTGCCTTGATCGAAAGGTCGGACACGAGACAGAAGGTCCACGGTTCGGTATGCGCACCACTCGGGGCTGTACCGGCCACCTGGATGCAGCGTTCCAAGATGGCCACATCGACGGGCCGTGAGCTAAACTTGCGCACACTACGACGATTGTTTGCGATGGCATAGAACCGATTGGCCGCTTCCAGTGGATCGGTAGCGAGCGTTACCGTAGCACCAGTGAACGGGATGTGTGGTTTTTCTTCCAGCGCCGGAACCGGATCGTAGTCAGCATGTTCCAGGTCTAGAGTAAGAGGATAAGATGTCGACGTTATCGATGCGGCTAAACGAACTTGCCATAAACAGCATCACAACTCACTCACCTCCAACGTACTCAATACCGTCCAGCTTGTTGCCATTCTTTTCTGTGGCCGCTGGTTCAGTAATGCGTAGCTTCTTATTCCGACCATACCGATGTTTGTCGTACAGTGAAATGGCCAAATAGAGACCTACCAACACGGGAAAAATGTAGTTCCAGTACGTTACGAGCGCCGAACTGCTGAGGAACGAATCGACGAGATCCTCCAAATATGAAGCCATAACTGTGTAACTACGGATGTCTAGATAACTGGTTTCCTTAGCAACACTGGAACAGCACCTAGAATTACGATCATCACCGGACGAAGCTCACTTACGAACTGGGGAACCTCTGGGGAACGCTAGTCGGTTCTGGCGCCCGCGTGCGTTCGCACATTCCCTCCCCCCATTATCATTAAATCCACCACAATCTAACCTCTAACTCACGCAGCTCTTTTCTACCGTCTCGTGCCGTATTCGTCGTTATCTACCCCATGATCCCCGTGCATTCCCATGCATCTGCCGCATCTGTATATCTTCGACAAAGTAGGCGTACAAATTTGCAACGCGAAACCTGCTACACACGCATCCTTCCCTTTCGCGGCGAAGGTTGCGCTCCATCGGTCCCCGTCTGTGGGACAAGGGCACACGATGGGTCAGAGTTATGGGCATGTTTCGCGTCGGCACTGATGCACTTCGCACACTCCTACACACGAAACAACGGCGTTGATGAGGTGAACCCGATGCGATGTCGTAACCGAACCGGCGACGGTAAATGCACTTCAACTGCTTGCAACTTGCAAGCAAATAATAGAGATCATGCCAATCGGTTAGCAATCGTGAACTTTAATATGGGCCCTGCGTACGGTAGGAAGCTTGGTGGAAGGCCATGAGTAAGAGCTTGCCCAATGAGTCTTGTTTATGCTTTGGACAGAGGAGATAATTGGTATTAAGAGCCATTTTCTTCGTAGGTTTGTGCCGTTTAATAGATAGTTTACAGACAACTGACCGTATAGCCTGGAGTTGCGGACTATTGTAGAGGGTAAGGTTTGCGattatttaattacattttgctCTTTCGTTAACGAAGAATTTTAACTTCCTTGAAGCCCTTGAAAGATTTAGCTTTGTTCAGATATGATTCAGATGTATCGGAGTCTGCATCATGCACTAGTGCTAATTGGCTTTGTCTCCTTGAATCGCGGAGATAATTTTGGAACTTTCGGGCTTCGGCGTATGCTCCATTTTCTGGATAAAAGTCGGCATGGAAGAGGTTCCTTTCTGTAGGCAAGTGTTTTCATCGGTTGGGGTTGCGAGTGCGGATAGTGAGAAACCTCGTCGAAGTGGTTCTGATTCAATTTCAGCAGTAATTGGTAAAGATTTCGGACGATTTGTGTCTGCTTGCACCGCCGAAGCATCATTATTTGTCGcacgttgctccagttctaAAAGATGTCTCAGTCGGCGCCGTTGCTGTATCGTTTGATGTTTATCATACAAACCATGTTCTagaaaagtacaaaaaacatAGATGTGGCCATGATTTCGAACACAAAACACGATCCTATGTGGAAAAAATACCTTTCAGCAATTGCTTCAAAAACCTTTGCTCCGATTGTTCAGTCTCGACTCTTTCCGGTTTTAAACTACCCAACAGTCGTCTTGGTAAGCTTACAATGAGAAAAAGGTGTCAAATTTATCCATTACCgatggtaaaagaaaaaaggatggaCCTCTTACCTTTGGTGACGCTTTCCTGGCATTGAGTATGTTTGACCAGCAAATGTAAATTCGGCTGAAGCTGCCTTCATCGGTTGTACGGCAGAACTGTTCCATGGCATCCTGTTGCTGCATCTTTGCCGCTGCTTCTCCAACCAACTGTGCCATCCGGACCACATGTTTAGAGCGTTCCACTGTATTCGCTACGGTTGCTATTTCGTTTAGCGGTATCAACAAAATGAACGAATTTATACCACTTAAAACCTACGTGATCATTTCAtgatgttttgttgaaaataaaaatattaatttcatgCAAAACAGACTCGGTTCATTTTATGATATTCAAAATTTCCCGCTTCTCGTTTTAATTTGATCATTGATCAAATTGCATACCATCAGGCGTAAAAGaacgtttgtgtttttatttagatACAAAGGGTTATTGAATTGTCTACGCCTAAATATaggcaataaaattaatattccgTAGAAAATAGGTAATTTACGTACCAGGGGATATTTTACCACCaaataaacaagaacaaaCTCGTATTGTCTTCGAAGAATAGACACTTTTTCACGAATTGCTACGCATTCGGACGTATTGTTCCCTGGCGGCTTCATTTAACTGTTTCAACTCGAAGCGAGCGGACGCACTAAAAACAGCACAGAACAGGAATCGTGAAGATGTTTGGTGCATTGCAAAATTGGTGGGACAAACGGTGCAATAGGTGCAACAAATTCCGATGGGCCAATTGCGTGCAGCCGGAGCGAGCAGCTTCAACCGAATTTGCTTTCACCGACTACACAAACTGGACAAAAGAAACGCCGCCACGCCACGACAGGTATGACTTGCGCGTCCTTGCCTGTGCCATagggtgtatttttgttcatccgtatgttttttttttcagtctcCCGAGACgtatatttaataatttccgatcggaaaggaatgaaaaagaCTTGCTGGAGGAAATAGCTTTGAAACGGCTGCTGAAAGGTAGTGTATTGCTTTATGATACGTTTCGGAATGCTCCTACTGATGTATGTCATCCTCATTTCCAGAACATGGCCTGTACAATAAGCATCAAACGATACAGCAACGTCGACGATTGAAGTATCTTCTGGCAGTGGAACAACGTGCCAACCTGCTGCTGTGCAGTGAAGGACGTACCCAGGCTTCCATGGTCCATTCTCCGACATGTTCGATCGAGCTTCATTCTATGACAATCGCTCCAGATCACCACGTTACGACGACATCCGAACAGCAATGTACTTCGGATGCCATTCCAGAACTACGGCGAGGATCTTCACTTTCGGCCCTAGCAACTGCAACGTCTGAAACGAATACCCGTTCCGATGAAATGACCATTTCGCTTCCGACCATCGTCCACGAAACCGTAAAGGACATGGTAAAAGACAGATGTCTCAAAACGGTATCCTGGAAAACTTCCGCATCGAGCGCAGCCTCTACAGTTTTGGAAACTGCAGTGTAGTGTAGAATAAGAAGCATTTCGTCGGACGTTTGGATGAGCCACTGATGAACTTTgttggaatttttgttttcgccttTCAAGCCATGACTTTTTTGAGTGTTTCGTGTGAAATAAACCATATTTCATGATAATTTTTCACCTCGGAACAGCCGTAGCTCTGGGAATGTTGACAATATGTAGAATAGGAATCATTCCGATCCGAATTTACGATCATCTTTTGAGGTTAGAAAAGAGTACCAAAACGTAATTGTTTGTTATTATCGGCACAAATAAAGTGCACCAATTTCAGTAGATTCCTGGCtatatgccttttttttattcaaaatgaaataaaaaagctacATATTTGCAGatcatcaaataaaaatttgcgAGCTGCTGCTTTCGATCGCGACGTACTAAAATCGTTTGGCTGATGTGTACTAAAATAGCTGTCAAAATAGAGCGCAGTACTAATTGCACCAATTTCGCGTATGTGCTTGGAGAAGGAAGGTTTCGATGCGTGTATGAGCGTGAAAAAGTTAACAAAAAGTCACTCATATTCCTTAAAATGGGTAATATAAGCTCATGCTGCTTGTTGAAATGTTTGTCTAGATGTCGAAAGCATTCTAAATTCGATGGAATGCAGGAAACGGCATCGCCGCCACCACCGATAAAGGACTACACACGTACAAACATGTCGATAAATGATGGAATCCAAACATTTCAAGTGAGTGAGACATCTGTGCCGTACATTCGAATGTCTGCTTCTAGATTTGAAATGCTCTCCGTAGGAATACGTCGACCGTGCAGCCCAACAGCGGGAGAAGGATAATCGGAAGGAGAAAACCTGGCTGGAAAGGATAACGTGCTGGAAATCGATGGGAAAGCAGCCACCAGAGCCAACGTTTTGGATAGAACCAGCGCCAGGCTATGTGGAACGCATTTGTCCGGATTTTGAGTAATTTCAACCGTGTTTTACTGATATTGATAGGGATTTGTAAACATATATAGGTTTCCTGATCTATTATTCAACGCATCTGAAGATTGATCAATCGATGAAGTTAACATCTGAAACGGTAACGGAATCGTAGCgcatttttccttattttcctaCAGTAAGAAGAATATTCGGAAAAATCCTCACTAGTAATAGAGTTAGTTGGAAGAACCACTATAGGAGTGGATGGTGAGTGAATGGTGAAAAAGTTTCGAAAGCTTCATTATAAGCACATATGAATACGCTTATAGTCGTAAACAGAAGAGTTGAAGTAATGGCTTATGGCTTATGAGAATcgaataaacaaatttgataGAAAATGTGTCAATGGTAAATTTTTCTTCACTATTTATGATTACTGCGCATACGTAACTTCTCTAATCAGTGAAGTAAAATCATTCCCAGTAGCTCGAAGATGGAGGATCAAGAGACTTGGACGTTTTCTGGCCTATGGTGATGAATAAACCAAGATTCAGCTGAGCTGTTCGGCGATCCAGATATCGTGAAGTTAATCCGCTAGGAAGGTAGATCAAAAGAAGTCGAACCTTTCGGTGACCGGATACAGCCGTGGCATGAAGAACGCAGCCCTGCAATAAGATTCTGGGAAAACGGATTTGCAACCAAGTCGAACAGAAAGACTATCTGAAGATTTCAACAGGACGTGTAGAATCGAGCCTACTTGGCAGAAAGGATGACGTATTCGTCAAGGTACCTTCCAATGAAGGTTTCCACCGCAGTAAAAAAGGTCTAGTGGCCTTCCAGGTGAGTGTAGTTGATACATTCCATCCAATACCTAACTAGGAAATGTTCTCATACAGAacttaataatttaattcaaaattacCTCATCTTTTGGACACTTTCTCAAGAATTGCCACTGTAAGGGTTAAGCACGTTACAAAAGTGCTAAAATCAATAGATTGCTCCCACTTCACTCGGCATTTTAAAGTGGTTCGGTTTAATAGTTTCATATTTATTCACCACCAGCGGTACACCGAATATCTAAAGCCTAGTTCAGTCCGTACTCTGCAAAGCGAGAAGAATACATTCCATTATGTTTCGAAGCGAATTATTCGCCTGTAagtaaaaatgtgtcaaagttcGAACGAAGGTCTCTCCCTCCAACAGATATAAATTGTAAACTTACATTACAGTTACTAGAAACTGGGCGAATGCCAAAGAAGCGAACAACCTTTCGATCGAGGAAGAGAAAACATTAGTGGAACGCCTtaatagtgtttttttttaaaggagaacAGGCAATTGGGAAGTATTTCATAGCCATTGAGGGAAGATGGAGATGGAAAGCAAAGTTACCATACCGTGTAAAAGCAGTGGAGAGTGTTTCGACCAATGGAATGTTTCGTGTGATTTGTAATCCGAAGTTTGAGTGTACTTGTAGCTTGTAGCTTGTAGCTTGTAGCTGCCAACGTTCTTGACCCCTCTAATCGATTCAGTATTCTCTGTAAGTTCCTTTAAATTGCTTTCGCAAGCCTGTCGTTAGCTTGTCATAAAATCACGTCAAAAATATCTCATTTCTTTCAGTTTTCccataaccaaaaaaaaaaaaccatagcGTGTGTGGTAATTTTCTGGGAACTTTGGATTGTTCCATCGGCCTTTACTACGAGAACAGTGTAAACAATTTGCTTAGTTTTTTACGGACTTGCTTCTGttagcttttttgtgtttgttccgATTTCCTACACACCacttgcaaataaaaaaaaaaaacctacaggGTAAGACGGTCGAATAGGAGtaaaaacagagaaaacagataatgaaattcatttttaatgaatCACAAGTACCCGGCTACTGTTCTTCCCAGGTGGTAAGAACATGGTGCCACACCGTTCCACTGATTGCCTTTGCTTTCGCTGCTAATAGCGTAATAGCGTAAACTAAACTATA encodes the following:
- the LOC126563297 gene encoding CCAAT/enhancer-binding protein gamma, encoding MPPKRKSTTDEEDDEYRRKRDRNNQAVKRSRVKSKMKTEETQQRVNDLRLKNQVLEEKIDNQKKELKFLKELFLTQAQAKADKLVGINLNELLQDDDDDGDNEDEGESSKKRFKEQSKGEGSSRSRSRK
- the LOC126563540 gene encoding CCAAT/enhancer-binding protein zeta — its product is MAIGNDPKFKNQTVKKRYFEDQNDDTENSPGSVGDVKNRPAKIIFDDDGEQRVVPKDYKTKEAGAYQRTGEKRKHVSRDETATANSDSEDDEGEDELATLWYKPFEAYNLEGEREDMKDAEIAELRRICRAAFEAECRARKKYDPSDAKWLLSALEKGTMRDRANAGALLVQTNPFCHLQALGTLVGMVKASNKGYLDVIEVLTELMLKSLMPSHRKLITLPLRGTDWKYLQKQENLEKSRREQIYAHWHFEDELREHYFAFVSNLTTILHTGQEPGKMKTIVYVSKLFSSVPEMERLLLTALVNKLGDPSRKVAAKVLHHLQQIVRQHTLMSLIVTCETEKLLFRNNLAQSAQHFALSYLASIAALGDFATSQKMINICFAFFKILTEKGEVNSRTMQSILTCLRKAIKNVKRDVDLAEVVEPKLLNVIYRMIHLADISIGCQGLSLLLELTERKGREQNRFYNALYRKMLDPQLASIGPRISNIFFYIIHRAMQNDPIPERAQAFVKRLLQVAFYFPPARLCGALIVISKVLRKRRIVVQDGYEPPTDEMVEALQKELPEAEKGEADKLAMLRMPKKYDAFARSAEFAGAQYSVRYELVRYLTYFHPTVQKFAQSILNNTALTYYGDPLVDFSLGRFLDRFAFKNPKKPRTEKDQNGEERLRPQILGVVQRKSDYVPSGARALPVKSLTKDQCAEDDEYIFKFLEQKRYRIQRAKERKAKNGEEDDIDSDVDSLNDEEFEAYLDTLGVPGGKGGDADIDGGAEVDFMQELEQEMAKDRKARKKKADEEDEDDALDDWDDVEGEEDDYGAEDGSDDEDQPRPGRIRRDPIEEDGEFSDGGSISLEEDEDFDGDEMMDEDDDDDDASEGAVELDGEEDEEEGDDEPALKKRKKLSSKMKTSSGMVSEREFARKLKTADMSSLFAAADDFSELLESNTVDAAMAGGRGAAKKKGGSIAKASKQQLFDSHGTEAEVYNQDESSVKQLAWEATRFSDRNPRKIGGRGSHFGGGRGRGGRGGRGGRGGGPGKSHFQKRGGRGGRGGRGRK
- the LOC126562669 gene encoding iodotyrosine deiodinase, with product MASYLEDLVDSFLSSSALVTYWNYIFPVLVGLYLAISLYDKHRYGRNKKLRITEPAATEKNGNKLDGIEYVGDLEHADYDPVPALEEKPHIPFTGATVTLATDPLEAANRFYAIANNRRSVRKFSSRPVDVAILERCIQVAGTAPSGAHTEPWTFCLVSDLSIKASIREIIEAEEFVNYTQRMAKQWVTDLRPIRTNHIKEYLTEAPHLVLVFKQTYGYKQTSAGTDKKQHYYNEISTSIATGMLLCALQCAGLSSLVTTPLNCGPALRTLLERPPNEKLLVLLPVGYPADDCTVPDLQRKPLEDILVRY
- the LOC126560997 gene encoding uncharacterized protein LOC126560997, with protein sequence MWSGWHSWLEKQRQRCSNRMPWNSSAVQPMKAASAEFTFAGQTYSMPGKRHQSLPRRLLGSLKPERVETEQSEQRFLKQLLKEHGLYDKHQTIQQRRRLRHLLELEQRATNNDASAVQADTNRPKSLPITAEIESEPLRRGFSLSALATPTDENTCLQKGTSSMPTFIQKMEHTPKPESSKIISAIQGDKAN
- the LOC126562996 gene encoding uncharacterized protein LOC126562996; translation: MFGALQNWWDKRCNRCNKFRWANCVQPERAASTEFAFTDYTNWTKETPPRHDSLPRRIFNNFRSERNEKDLLEEIALKRLLKEHGLYNKHQTIQQRRRLKYLLAVEQRANLLLCSEGRTQASMVHSPTCSIELHSMTIAPDHHVTTTSEQQCTSDAIPELRRGSSLSALATATSETNTRSDEMTISLPTIVHETVKDMVKDRCLKTVSWKTSASSAASTVLETAV